The Salipiger sp. CCB-MM3 sequence CGACTTCGTGCACACCGAACTCTCGGATGACAGCGGGTGGGCGCCGGCGGAGTTTGCCGCGTTTGTCTCGTCGATCATCGAGTCGGGAGTCGATCCGGCGCGGATGGACGACATCCGGGGCAGGCTGCGCGAGCTTGGGCTCGAGCCCTATGATTGCCTTTCGCCGCCGCTGATGGATGCGATCGCCACCCATGTGGCAAAGCAGAACGGCGCGCTGGCCTAGAAAACAGACCGGCTTACAACCGGCTGGCACCTTCGCGAACCCCGCGAAGGTGCTTCGTGCTTGAGGAGGACGGGGCCGTGAATAGCAAGCAAGGGAGTGCAGCTTTTCGCCGGTCCGAGGCGCGGGACCTGACGCCGGGGAATTACACCATTGCGCGAAAGAAAATTCATGCGCTAACGTTGAGCTGGGAGGAGAGTTCAATGAAAGACATGCAAGATGCGGCAGCATCGGGCACGATCGGGCCTGTCCTGATCGTCGATGATCACCCGCTTTACAGCGATGCTTTGGCGGCCGCGTTGCGCGCTGCGTTCCCAGATTGTCAGCCGTCGCAGGCGCAGACATTGGGCGCCGCGCTCGATCTGCTGGCGCAGGGTGTCGCGCCCGATCTGGTGATGTTCGATCTCAAGCTGCCGGATGTCTGCGGGATTTCCGGGTTCCAGAAGCTGCGCGAGGCGCTGCCGGAAACGCCGGTGCTGGTGATCTCGTCGCTGACCTCGGTGCAGGTGGTGCAGGCCCTGATGGAGGCGGGGGCTGCAGGGTTCCTGCCCAAGGACGCTCCGGCGCCGGTGCTGCGGCAGGCGCTGCGCGAGATCGCGGCGGGCCACACCTATGTGCATTCGGGCTACGCCGGGCGCGCCATCGAAGAGCCCGCCGAGCAGCTGCCCTTCGAGGCGATGCATCCGAAGCTGGCCGAACTGACGCCGCAACAGAAACGCATCATGAAGCTGATCTGCGCGGGCAAGCCGAACAAGCAGATCGCCTATGAGCTTGATCTGGCAGAGGCCACGGTGAAGGCGCATATCACCGCGCTCTTGCGGCGGCTTGGGGTGCAGAACCGGACACAGGCGGCGGTGCTGGTGGAAAGCTCGCAGCCCGCCACGGCGATCGGCGCGGCGGATGCCGACGCGCAGGCCTTCCTGAGCCGCTGAGCCGCCGACCGGAATGGCGCCCGACGGCCAGTTGCCCCGCTTTATCCGCATCGCGGTCTCGCATCAGTCCGAGGCCGCCGCCGCCGTGACCGAGGCGCTGGCGGCGCTCGATCTGCCCGAGATCTGCTTCATCCTCGCGTTTCTGCCCGAAGGGCTGGCGCCGGACGCGGTGGCCGCCGCGCTCGACGCGGGCTCGGGCGGCGTGCCGGTGTTTGGCTGCACGACGGCTGGCACGATCACCCCCGAAGGCTATGAGACCGGCGCGCTGCTGCTGCTGGCCTTTCCGCGGGAACACTTCCGCTGCGCCTCGATGCTGATCTCGCCGCTGAAGCCGCTCGAGATGAAAGCCATCGCCAGCGAGGTGCGCAGCCACGCCGCGAGGTTCCGCCGCACCGCCGGATGGAACCGGCTGGCGCTGATCTTTGCCGACGGGCTGGCCAAGCAAGAGGAGATGCTGGTTGCCACGCTGGAGGCGGCGCTTGGCGAGGTGCCGGTCTTTGGTGGCTCGGCGGGGGATAATCTGGCCTTCGAAGAGACCTTCGTGCTGCACGATGGTCAGTTCCACAGCAATGCGGCTATTCTCCTTCTGGTTGAAACAGACCTCGAATTCCAAGGGCTCGGCTTCGACCATTTTCTGCCGACGGAACGCCAGGTGGTGGTCACCCACGCGTTGCCCGAAGAGCGGCTGGTGTTCGAGATCAACGGCGCGCCCGCCGCGCTGGAATACGCGCGCATCGTCGGCTGTCCGGTGGACCGGCTGTCGCCGCAGGTCTTTGCCGAGAACCCGATGCTGGTGCGGCAGAACATGAACTACCACGTGCGCGCGATCCACAGCGTGCCGGACAGCCACGCGCTGTCCTTCCTTGGCGCGATCGACGATGGGCTGATCCTCACGCTGGGGCGCGGCAAGGAAATCATCGAAACGCTGGAGGCAGAGCTCGACACCCGCGGGCCAGAGGGCGGGCCGCCGGATTTCGTGCTCGGCTTCGATTGCGTGCTGCGCAAGCTGGAGATCGAGCAAAAGCAGCTGGCACCCGCGGTCAGCGAGATTTTCCGCCGCCGCCGGGTGCTGGGGTTCAACACCTACGGCGAGCAGCATTGCGGGGTGCATGTGAACCAGACCTTCGTCGGCGTCGCCTTCTACGATCCGGGGAGGCGTGAGCTGGCATGATCGACCCCGAAGAGCCGCTCGAGACCCAGCTTGCCCGGCAGGGCCGGATCATCGACGCGCTGATGCGCCGTGCCAACCGTCAGCATGAGGTCGGCAGCACCGCCTATGGGGCCTTCCAGTCGGCCATCGCGCTGCAGGCGCAGGTCTGGGCCAAGACCCGCGATCTGGAGCGCACCACCGACGAGCTGCGCCACGCCCGCGACGACACCCAGCGGATGCGCAAGAACCTTGCCGATGCGCTTTCGGCGATGGACGGCGGGGTGGCGCTGTTCACCGGCGGGCGACTGGAGGTGTGCAACGACATCTTCCAGACGCTGCTGCCCGACATCACCGAGATCCTGCGTCCGGGGCTGCGCATCGACGCCTGCCTTTCGGCCATGGCCGAAAGCCGCCATCTGGTCACCGTCGAAGGCAGTTTCGAGACCGCGCTGGCGCAAGCGCGGCGGGGCAGGGGGGCTGCGGTGGTTACGCTGGTGATCGAGCTGACCGGCGATCGCTGGTATCAGGTCAACTTCCAGCGCACCGGCGAAGAGAACCTCGTGCTGCTGCTCACCGAGATGACCCGCATCGTGCGGCGCAACCGCTCGGAGAAGGAAAGCCTCATCGACCGCCACGCCGATTACCTTCAGGCGGTGTTCGAGAATATGACCTCGGGGGTCTGCACCTTCTCGCCGCAGGGCGAGGTGATGATGTACAACCAGCAGTTCCGCCAGTTGCTGGGGCTGCCCTATACCATCCTGCAGAAAGGCACCGAGCTGGGGCGGCTGCTCGACTATGTGGCGCAATACGGGCTGATCTCGGAGGCGGCGGAGCATGACATCGCCCATTGGCTCGACCGGCTCGAGCGGCAGGGGCGGCTGCGGCGGCGGCTGCGCCATGCCTCGGGGCGGATGCTGGATCTGCACGCGCACCGGCTGCCCGACGGCGGGGTGCTGCTGGAGCTGAAGGATGTGACGCTGGAGACCCGCGCCACGGTGATGCTGGAAAACCGGGTGATCGAGCGCACCGCCGAACTGACCCGCGCCAACGCGCAGCTGCGCGAGCAGTTCGAACAGAAAGCGCGTGTGGAAGAGGAGCTGCGGCTGGCCAAGGAGCGCGCCGAGGCGGCGGTGTCGTCCAAGACCCGTTTCCTTGCTGCCGCCAGCCACGATCTGCTGCAACCGATCAATGCCGCCAAGCTGCTGATCGCCACATTGCTCGAGGCGGTTGCGGGCACGCGGTTCGCGCCCACGGTCGAGCGGCTGGAGGGGTCTTTCAATTCCACCGAACAGCTGTTGCATTCGCTGCTCGACATCTCGCGGCTGGAAAGCGCCGACCGTTCGCTGACGCCCTCCGAGCTGTGCCTTGGTACCCTGATGCGCAGCGTCTGGGAGGATCAGACCCCGGTGGCGCAGCGCCGCGGCGTGCGGCTCGACGTGGTGCCCAGCATGGTCTTCGTGCGCTCCGATCCGATCTATCTGCTGCGCTCGATCCAGAACCTCGTGGTCAACGCGTTGCAATACACACCCGACGGCGGGCGCGTCTTGGTCGGCTGTCGGCGGCGCGGCAACCGCGTCGAGCTGCAGGTCTGGGACACCGGCATCGGCATCAACCGCAAGGATCAGAAGCGCATCTTCGAAGAGTTCGCCCGCGCCGACAATGTGCCCTTGGGCTCGGGCGTTGGGCTTGGCCTGTCGATCGTCGACCGTACCTGCCGCCAGCTTGGCCATCACGTGCGGGTGCGCTCGAAACCCGGCGTCGGCTCGGTGTTCAGCATCGAGATGGATGTGGTCGAAGGGCGGCAGCCCGTCCCCGAAGAGCCCTGCCGCAACGACACCGCCACGCCGCAGCAGATGGATCACATCGTGCTGCTGATCGAGAACGACCCCGACGTGCTTTTCGCCTTCAGCCAAAAGCTCGAGCAATGGGGCGCCAGCGTGCTGGCGGCGCGCGGCATCGAAGAGGCGCTGCGGCATGTGGCTGACATGGGGATGCCGCCCGACATCATCCTTGCCGACTACCAGCTCGACGGGGATGAGACCGGGGATGTGGCGATTGCCGAGGTCCGCCGGGCCTGCGGCGCGCAGGTGCCCGCCATCATGATCACCGCCAACCGCGGCAACGGGCTGCTCAAGAAGGGCGCGGCGCAGGGGTTCTCGATCCTCACCAAGCCGGTGCAGCTGTCGCGGCTGCGCGCGCTCATCGAATGGAAGACCCGCTGGCAGGCACCGGAGGGGTAGGGGGGCGAGCAGCATCCAGTTCAGCATCCACCTCAGCACCGACAAAAGTCGGCAATGACAGGCAGGGCAGGGGGGATAGGCTGGCGCGTGGGAGATAACAGGGAGGAGTCTGACCGATGCGCAAGAGAATGGCCCTGATTGCCGTCGTGGCGGCGCTGGCGCTGCCTGCGGGTGCGGCGACGACCGAGGCGGAACAGACCTATGCGCTGCTGTTCAAAGAGGGCACGCTCGACGATGTGAGCCGCGCCTCGGTGCTGCGCTACACCCGCGCGGTCAGCAACAGCGCCAAGCCCGAGGCGGCAGAGCGCGACAGCGGCCAGATCGCGCTGTCGATCGACGAAACCGGCGCGGCACCGCTCGCCAATCTGCAGTTCGAGCAAGACGGCAAGCATCGCAACCTCGGCAGTTTTCCAGCCAGCGTCGGCAACCCGATGATCATGTATTTCTACGAGACGGTGATCCGCGACATGGCCGAGACCGCTGGCGGCTCGCCCTATTACATCCGCAACCGGGTGAAAGAGGCGCTGGTGGAGCCGGCGCAGATCGACATGGGCGAGGCAAGCTTTGACGGCGCGACAGTGCCGACGCGCACCATCACCCTGCGGCCGTTTGCCGATGACCCAAATGCGGGCCGGATGCAGGGCTTTGGCGATCTGGAACTGCGGGTGACCATGTCCGAGGCGGTGCCGGGCTGGTATCTCAGCTTCACCGCCGAGGCACCGGATGGCGAAGGGGCGGCGGGCGGCTACCGGTCTGAGCTGCGCTTTGCCGGGACGATGGCGGAATGATCCGGCGGCGCCTGCCTGCGTTGGCGCTTGGCGCGCTGCTCTGCGGTCCGGGGATCGCTTCAGCGCAGGGCGTCGCCGAGCGGCTCAATGATTACCCCACCGAGGCGCGGGCCGATTACGTCTTTGGCTGCATGGCCAGCAACGGTCAAAGCCGTCAGGTGCTGCAGCAATGCGCCTGCTCGATCGACGAGATCGCAGCGATCCTGCCCTATGAGAGATACGTCGAGGCCGAAACCGTGCTCTCCATGCGCCTCACCGGGGGCGAGCGCATGGCGGTGTTCAACGGCTCTGCCGCCGCCAACGCCATCGTTGCCGACCTGCGCCGGGC is a genomic window containing:
- a CDS encoding response regulator, which encodes MKDMQDAAASGTIGPVLIVDDHPLYSDALAAALRAAFPDCQPSQAQTLGAALDLLAQGVAPDLVMFDLKLPDVCGISGFQKLREALPETPVLVISSLTSVQVVQALMEAGAAGFLPKDAPAPVLRQALREIAAGHTYVHSGYAGRAIEEPAEQLPFEAMHPKLAELTPQQKRIMKLICAGKPNKQIAYELDLAEATVKAHITALLRRLGVQNRTQAAVLVESSQPATAIGAADADAQAFLSR
- a CDS encoding FIST N-terminal domain-containing protein, producing MAPDGQLPRFIRIAVSHQSEAAAAVTEALAALDLPEICFILAFLPEGLAPDAVAAALDAGSGGVPVFGCTTAGTITPEGYETGALLLLAFPREHFRCASMLISPLKPLEMKAIASEVRSHAARFRRTAGWNRLALIFADGLAKQEEMLVATLEAALGEVPVFGGSAGDNLAFEETFVLHDGQFHSNAAILLLVETDLEFQGLGFDHFLPTERQVVVTHALPEERLVFEINGAPAALEYARIVGCPVDRLSPQVFAENPMLVRQNMNYHVRAIHSVPDSHALSFLGAIDDGLILTLGRGKEIIETLEAELDTRGPEGGPPDFVLGFDCVLRKLEIEQKQLAPAVSEIFRRRRVLGFNTYGEQHCGVHVNQTFVGVAFYDPGRRELA
- a CDS encoding PAS-domain containing protein, which codes for MIDPEEPLETQLARQGRIIDALMRRANRQHEVGSTAYGAFQSAIALQAQVWAKTRDLERTTDELRHARDDTQRMRKNLADALSAMDGGVALFTGGRLEVCNDIFQTLLPDITEILRPGLRIDACLSAMAESRHLVTVEGSFETALAQARRGRGAAVVTLVIELTGDRWYQVNFQRTGEENLVLLLTEMTRIVRRNRSEKESLIDRHADYLQAVFENMTSGVCTFSPQGEVMMYNQQFRQLLGLPYTILQKGTELGRLLDYVAQYGLISEAAEHDIAHWLDRLERQGRLRRRLRHASGRMLDLHAHRLPDGGVLLELKDVTLETRATVMLENRVIERTAELTRANAQLREQFEQKARVEEELRLAKERAEAAVSSKTRFLAAASHDLLQPINAAKLLIATLLEAVAGTRFAPTVERLEGSFNSTEQLLHSLLDISRLESADRSLTPSELCLGTLMRSVWEDQTPVAQRRGVRLDVVPSMVFVRSDPIYLLRSIQNLVVNALQYTPDGGRVLVGCRRRGNRVELQVWDTGIGINRKDQKRIFEEFARADNVPLGSGVGLGLSIVDRTCRQLGHHVRVRSKPGVGSVFSIEMDVVEGRQPVPEEPCRNDTATPQQMDHIVLLIENDPDVLFAFSQKLEQWGASVLAARGIEEALRHVADMGMPPDIILADYQLDGDETGDVAIAEVRRACGAQVPAIMITANRGNGLLKKGAAQGFSILTKPVQLSRLRALIEWKTRWQAPEG